Proteins found in one Malassezia vespertilionis chromosome 5, complete sequence genomic segment:
- the RPO41 gene encoding DNA-directed RNA polymerase (COG:K; COG:L; EggNog:ENOG503NU1C) yields the protein MRRSTKNVMSAVPEIAGRDAESFAITNLDESYFPTANTIESIALLQACLSTGLLSRAHKLMTDMRLDVHRRIQEMYDARGETDADFAYSPPLKQWTYNAILHAYLAKAAQVEEPTEVQLWISRAWELWYAMMDMGQPKLDPRPDAATIAAMALGVGHLKEMRKYPKDQPGLETLLRAARQLSIPLESVFSSSVIQFGTGEKQEEENVALHPTLPDANIRPDLLLTYFRAAASDIGDQAALHELDHVHNILTDSVQRLEKAEHTPLDPLQSVAQVRPVLKQDPGAADGAQQKPFNLQTLQESLAIMHDARMRVPDLYERQRWLEHSALDAARKRLEHDSEKLEELGLKTGALQSKTLQTWMWEWYQKLEVALTKDLGSMEKQLQMPEANAMDSQLYPFLSLIPPSKMAMIVILELMRMQGVGGVADGIKTTRTLLHIGKAIEAEHHATVINKHPEIFVQARTAQNMLKDRNLINMAMRRDLKAWQERCNEDSLETQIPKWTQVIRARVGSYLVRHLMDIATVHRKEYDRDGDLWEEEQPAFYAAYQYIAGKKLGVIRLNEVVGRRLDKESVRETLHPRHLPMLVPPKPWLTHDSGGYFSVKTSAMRYKDSIEQSSYLRAASENNGLEVVLAGLDVLGNTAWNINKEVFDVVLQVWNSGEELADMPPALTDEPEPERPPPDDIKAKGVYLQRMRQWNLNRASNHSQRCDINYKLEIARSFLGERFYFPHNMDFRGRAYPIPPNLNHIGNDLCRGLLKFADEKPLGKIGLRWLRIHLANVFGYDKASFQEREVFAIDHEHDIIDAAEHPLDGKRWWLHADDPWQCLATCFELYKALKHPEGPEAFPSQLPVHQDGTCNGLQHYAALGGDLHGAKQVNLSGGERPSDVYSGVADLVIAQLKQRASEGDHYATLLEDKVTRKVVKQTVMTTVYGVTFVGAKNQVMRQLVDRGDVPAEELWGTASYLAKVIMDCIGDLFTGANLIQEWLSVSARLIAKSIPPERIEQSMMSYMPRTNSNAGRSGLPALRVGKEQMTSVIWTTALGLPIVQPYRKVKKHQVSTAMQSVFIRDPNQNFEVNPSKQSSAFPPNFIHSLDATHMILTALECQSAGLVFASVHDSYWTHAADIETMSDVIRDTFVRLHSQDILVRLREEFLQRYKGYKIPLSSLTKASMLRSDRDAKKRDTEEVELEAQEITRHTRTSQDSALQAQFVDLADVLPAIPQKGDFDVNEIRRSLYFFS from the coding sequence ATGCGCCGGAGTACAAAGAATGTGATGTCAGCCGTACCTGAGATTGCGGGACGCGATGCAGAAAGCTTTGCGATCACAAATTTGGACGAGTCCTACTTTCCCACGGCAAATACGATTGAGAGCATAGCGCTTTTGCAAGCCTGTTTGTCCACTGGGCTTTTGTCTCGGGCACACAAGCTCATGACGGATATGCGCCTCGATGTACATCGCCGCATTCAAGAAATGtacgacgcgcgcggcgagacGGATGCAGACTTTGCCTATTCTCCGCCGCTTAAGCAGTGGACATACAATGCTATTTTGCATGCATACCTCGCTAAAGCCGCGCAGGTGGAAGAACCAACCGAGGTGCAGCTTTGGatatcgcgcgcttgggaGCTCTGGTACGCAATGATGGACATGGGCCAGCCCAAACTGGACCCGCGCCCAGACGCTGCAACCATCGCTGCCATGGCGCTGGGCGTGGGGCATTTGAAAGAAATGCGCAAATATCCTAAGGACCAGCCTGGTCTCGAGACGCTtctgcgtgcagcgcgccaacTGAGTATTCCCCTCGAGTCTGTCTTTTCCTCCTCGGTAATCCAGTTTGGCACGGGCGAAAAGCAAGAAGAGGAAAATGTCGCTTTGCATCCCACACTTCCCGATGCCAACATACGTCCTGACCTCCTCCTTACATACTTCCGTGCTGCCGCAAGCGACATTGGCGAtcaagcggcgcttcaCGAGCTGGACCATGTGCACAATATCTTGACTGACTCGGTGCAGCGTCTAGAAAAAGCCGAGCATACGCCGCTCGACCCACTGCAGAGTGTCGCGCAGGTGCGCCCGGTGTTGAAGCAGGACCCCGGCGCGgcagacggcgcgcaacAAAAGCCATTTAATCTGCAAACATTACAGGAAAGCTTGGCAATTATGCACGACGCGCGTATGCGTGTCCCTGATTTGTACGAGCGCCAGCGCTGGCTCGAGCATTCTGCACtagatgctgcgcgcaagcgtcttGAGCACGACAGTGAGAAGCTGGAGGAGCTTGGCCTGAAGACGGGTGCACTGCAGTCCAAGACACTGCAGACGTGGATGTGGGAATGGTACCAAAAGCTGGAGGTTGCGTTGACAAAGGACCTCGGGAGCATGGAGAAGCAGCTGCAGATGCCAGAAGCAAATGCGATGGATTCCCAGTTATATCCATTTTTGTCCCTCATACCGCCATCGAAAATGGCTATGATTGTCATTTTGGAGCTGATGCGGATGCAAGGTGTTGGCGGCGTTGCCGATGGTATCAAAAccacgcgcacgcttttGCATATCGGTAAAGCGATTGAAGCCGAGCACCACGCCACGGTTATCAACAAACATCCAGAAATATTCGTGCAGGCACGCACCGCACAAAACATGCTAAAGGACCGCAACTTGATCAACatggccatgcgccgcgacttgAAAGCATGGCAGGAGCGGTGCAATGAGGACAGCCTCGAGACCCAGATCCCGAAATGGACCCAAGTGATTCGTGCGCGTGTGGGAAGTTACCTTGTGCGCCATCTCATGGACATTGCCACTGTGCACCGCAAAGAGTACGACCGCGACGGTGATTTGTGGGAGGAGGAACAGCCCGCATTTTACGCCGCATACCAGTACATTGCAGGCAAAAAGCTCGGCGTGATTCGTCTCAACGAAGTTGTCGGCCGGCGCCTGGACAAGGAATCCGTGCGCGAAACGCTTCATCCTCGCCATCTCCCCATGCTCGTTCCGCCGAAGCCATGGCTCACCCATGATTCCGGTGGCTACTTTTCCGTCAAAACCAGCGCGATGCGATACAAAGACAGTATTGAACAGAGCTCTTATCTGCGTGCTGCGTCGGAAAACAATGGCCTGGAAGTCGTTTTGGCGGGCCTCGACGTGCTGGGAAACACGGCATGGAACATCAACAAGGAGGTGTTTGACGTAGTGCTGCAGGTGTGGAACTCTGGCGAAGAGCTCGCCGATATGCCCCCTGCACTTACCGACGAGCCGGAGCCGGAGCGCCCACCGCCAGACGATATCAAGGCCAAGGGTGTATACTTGCAGCGGATGCGCCAGTGGAACTTGAACCGCGCCTCGAACCACTCGCAGCGCTGTGATATCAATTATAAGCTGGaaatcgcgcgcagctttttAGGCGAGCGGTTCTACTTTCCGCACAATATGGATTTCCGCGGGCGCGCGTATCCTATTCCCCCCAACTTGAACCATATCGGGAACGACTTGTGCCGCGGCTTGCTCAAGTTTGCAGATGAGAAACCACTGGGCAAGATTGGCTTGCGTTGGCTTCGCATCCACTTGGCCAACGTCTTTGGCTACGACAAGGCGAGCTTTCAGGAACGCGAAGTGTTTGCCATTGATCACGAGCACGACATTAtcgacgccgccgagcatcCATTGGACGGCAAGCGATGGTGGCTCCACGCAGACGACCCGTGGCAGTGTCTGGCAACGTGCTTTGAGCTGTACAAGGCACTCAAGCATCCAGAAGGCCCGGAAGCATTCCCTTCGCAGCTTCCCGTGCACCAGGACGGCACATGCAATGGCTTGCAGCACtatgcagcgcttggcggcgatttgcacggcgcaaagcaaGTCAATCTCAGCGGCGGTGAGCGCCCATCGGACGTGTACAGTGGTGTTGCTGACTTGGTCATTGCGCAactcaagcagcgcgcctcCGAAGGCGACCACTATGCAACGCTGCTCGAAGACAAGGTAACACGCAAGGTTGTAAAACAGACTGTGATGACCACGGTCTACGGCGTCACCTTTGTTGGCGCAAAAAATCAAGTAATGCGCCAGTTAGTTGACCGCGGCGACGTCCCGGCTGAGGAGCTTTGGGGCACCGCGTCTTATCTTGCCAAGGTAATTATGGACTGTATCGGCGACTTGTTCACCGGCGCAAACCTTATCCAGGAATGGCTTTCTGTCTCAGCTCGTCTTATTGCCAAGAGCATTCCACCAGAGCGCATCGAACAGTCGATGATGTCGTATATGCCACGCACCAATAGCAAcgctgggcgcagcggcttgcCTGCTTTGCGTGTGGGAAAAGAACAAATGACCTCGGTTATTTGGACCACCGCGCTGGGCCTGCCGATTGTCCAGCCGTACCGCAAGGTAAAGAAGCACCAGGTGAGCACCGCGATGCAGTCCGTCTTTATCCGCGATCCGAACCAAAACTTTGAAGTGAACCCAAGCAAGCAATCCAGTGCCTTTCCGCCCAACTTTATCCACTCCTTGGATGCTACACATATGATCCTTACCGCACTCGAGTGCCAGTCGGCTGGGTTGGTGTTTGCAAGTGTGCATGACAGCTACTGGACACACGCGGCGGATATCGAGACGATGAGCGACGTGATTCGCGACACCTTTGTTCGCCTGCACTCCCAGGATATCCTTGTCCGCCTCCGCGAGGAGttcttgcagcgctacaAGGGCTACAAAATTCCCCTTTCTTCCCTGACAAAGGCGTCCATGTTGCGCTCGGATCGCGAcgcgaagaagcgcgaCACTGAGGAAGTGGAGCTTGAGGCGCAGGAGATTACGCGGCATACGCGCACATCGCAGgactcggcgctgcaggcgcaatTTGTGGACTTGGCCGACGTGCTGCCCGCCATTCCGCAAAAGGGCGACTTTGACGTGAACGAAATTAGACGCTCGCTGTACTTTTTTAGCTAG
- a CDS encoding uncharacterized protein (COG:E; CAZy:AA3; EggNog:ENOG503NUKJ) — protein MEQHLPTHGNFRRYYGMRSARAARLHGESVQAPARADERILSLVAWLATTATAVERVLDIGCNAAKPLIELCQCMESPPKSAIGVDIDPVLIHQAQGALRKAWSQMRPAGAQRDSHYFPIAFSQLFSPLPFPPHDIQPAFPNTITFYIGDWQALDRNKKHPLAVEDRRGYDLILGFSLTKWIHLNDGDAGLIQFLARLAKCLRPGGVVALEIQPWKSYDQARSLSSTLRKAYTALRIRPDDMEWILTSVFGLQCEGAVGTGGGFERDYVVDLNKNYIDGLWSDSQRRAMAAMADAIIGALTKEEKDAFYRTLPADMSPAQRKRIDEYAEMNFSEDPRRMNILAMYVTITVPEGMRMRTNLLLSTLGSAAGCLLLFGRLGPVWEIDRSLRTEALKSWSTSRLLMLRQGGNGIRGLTLIAFYRSCANAIEAIGYPIGDPTDWKHPPKGEEQVAAEHYPFKFLNESLPSPPTKTPVEIEADVVIVGSGCGGGVVADYLSRCGLKVVVVDKGIYVDPKHMNGDEEYGLMQMYDKLGLAPSKDGSIFILSGSGFGGGSRINWSASLKPLYFVRDSWEKKHGVPYFNSHAFAEDLDACLTRMGAGTDATQHNMSNSLLVLGAMRGGQPVNPVPQNTGGLPHYCGKCLYGCPSGHKMDGTRTFLQDAAQHGTQFLTKCHVQRILIKDGVATGVVGSVNGQPVRLNARRAVVTSCGSIQTPALLLRTPQLKSNTQIGKHLHLHPVAFVTGYYDYPIDPWEGGILTTVSNAAELVDKEGWGAKIEVGASTPSLYSAMIPFEGVLHHKARTVRFRYSFALIVIVRDKYGGSITIGNDGEPEINYSISEFDQRSMIEGVLRATEIHMNAGVSEIVTSQPGMRPFVNTTNVAVPNVKTSNTIPNMYNFQELPKQGDCTHPTFRKWQEEVRKGGAQPTKIMMGSAHQMSSCRIGADPKYSAADPIGRIRGAKNLWVADGSALPEATGVNPMLSILGTSRGIARNMARALGFFFPVPYTMPSAASRGQAPSICAEVSALLGTDLAPAKHVDFLLAILEYVRANTVPCASQARRAAKICARALRDEQGARVAQESIPRAMAHWAKEKLAAIPSTAGDVLALQCTTYALAACVPTEDPGPVVVHAVDHYIWLLMRSIALTDHIHVRLKSLMLLRFLCIANAKDVVAWWPELIPVQHTHSGLRAVLSDKDWDVQRAACETLSALFLHGKKFWEVAREHAKTGAFTSHSELLASMLVQMRATLAELLEAPDTHHIAILELTRDFLTAAARPLQATHASVLWTPVLGCVVEGKGEEEILAGYQCAVLLFPSRESLETDPSLAATPPMGEVSPGMVAEQGMHWVFSCLNANDRTTARLGDCLWTVGAAILSRINVLIPPDMVGLLSRDLGNGSSEQRLGVMTFISALVGQKERQENSSTLRVMLPRLVASVIRDKNADVRVGVCALWPDFDMYMAPGSSPLHLAHMHVLMRDPNSHVRAAAVRAVGTRLDKSRNMDTETCIALLDTFTYESMTRLLHARKPHGLLNDKDLCVRACAAWTLSNYADLIARAHIGNGAGRSLIATVANLPKDERVAVHTIRALGVLLVLGVEREWLAVDHTPGTAPSSCYEPQAPGVTLAPVTPPNLAAPNLMSSSTPLVSGDASPQRKPVEFQTMFSRGIEAACTALKTARLPKLRWNAASCLAKAVDAACRAKLHGVDSRIQDAVLALAQALGDRNCKVVRIAAQALSDLMHASDAPSLEPDTTTFLSDRVLQALEEMQARFERASFTEMQQHGKACTQAIEMLHALLEEKPLLTPPESKTGDSPLVEPLRTDAQGQPIMDVPLVQEEMYEEYMCK, from the exons ATGGAGCAGCACCTGCCGACGCACGGCAATTTCCGTCGGTACTATGGgatgcgcagtgcgcgtgcggcgcgcctaCATGGAGAGAGCGTGCAGgctccagctcgagcgGATGAGCGAATTTTGTCGCTTGTCGCGTGGCTTGCGACGACTGCGACCGCGGTCGAGCGCGTCTTGGACATTGGCTGCAATGCGGCCAAGCCGCTGATCGAGCTGTGCCAGTGCATGGAGTCGCCGCCAAAGAGTGCAATTGGTGTAGATATTGATCCCGTTTTGATTCACCAAGCACAgggagcgctgcgcaaggcctGGTCGCAAATGCGCCCAGCAGGAGCACAACGCGACAGTCACTACTTTCCCATCGCTTTTTCGCAGCTATTTTCGCCACTTCCCTTCCCGCCGCACGATATCCAGCCTGCATTTCCCAATACCATTACGTTCTACATTGGCGACTGGCAGGCACTGGACCGCAACAAGAAACATCCCCTTGCAGTCGAGGACCGGCGCGGCTACGATTTGATCCTTGG CTTCTCCCTTACGAAATGGATTCATCTGAACGACGGTGATGCGGGTCTCATCCAGTTCTTAGCAAGGCTCGCAAAATGCCTGCGGCCGGGCGGCGTGGTCGCACTGGAAATTCAACCGTGGAAATCGTACGACCAGGCGAGGTCGTTGTCCAGCACACTGCGCAAGGCGTACACGGCGCTTCGAATCCGCCCCGACGACATGGAATGGATCTTGACCTCGGTGTTTGGCTTGCAGTGCGAGGGAGCTGTAGGCACAGGGGGAGGGTTTG AAAGGGATTACGTTGTTGACTTGAACAAGAATTATATTGATGGATTATGGTCGGATTCCCAACGACGCGCTATGGCGGCAATGGCAGATGCCATCATCGGTGCGCTCACCAAGGAAGAAAAGGACGCCTTTTACCGGACCCTCCCGGCAGATATGagcccagcgcagcgcaagcgcattgACGAGTACGCCGAGATGAACTTTTCCGAAGACCCTAGGCGTATGAACATACTCGCAATGTATGTTACCATCACGGTGCCGGAGGGAATGCGTATGAGGACCAACTTGCTGCTCTCCACCCTTGGCTCTGCTGCTGGGTGCCTGCTGCTTTTTGGCCGCCTTGGCCCCGTTTGGGAGATCGACCGCTCGTTGCGTACTGAGGCTCTCAAGTCGTGGTCAACGTCGCGCCTGCTCATGCTCCGCCAGGGCGGCAACGGTATCCGAGGGCTGACCCTCATTGCCTTCTACCGCTCGTGTGCGAACGCGATTGAAGCGATTGGCTATCCTATCGGCGATCCTACCGACTGGAAGCACCCTCCGAAAGGCGAGGAGCAGGTTGCTGCGGAGCACTACCCGTTCAAGTTCCTCAACGAGTCGCTCCCGTCCCCGCCGACGAAAACGCCCGTCGAAATCGAAGCGGATGTTGTGATTGTCGGTTCGGGCTGCGGTGGAGGCGTTGTCGCGGACTATCTTTCCCGGTGTGGCCTCAAGGTTGTGGTTGTTGACAAAGGCATATACGTCGACCCAAAACACATGAATGGCGACGAAGAGTACGGCCTCATGCAAATGTACGACAAGTTGGGTCTTGCCCCCAGCAAAGACGGCTCCATTTTCATCCTCAGTGGCTCTGGCTTTGGTGGTGGTAGCAGGATCAACTGGTCTGCCTCGCTCAAGCCCCTCTACTTTGTGCGCGACTCGTGGGAGAAGAAGCACGGTGTGCCGTACTTTAACTCGCACGCCTTTGCGGAGGACCTCGATGCATGTCTCACCCGCATGGGTGCAGGCACGGATGCGACGCAGCACAATATGAGCAACTCATTGCTGGTCCTCGGCGCCATGCGTGGTGGGCAGCCGGTGAACCCTGTGCCGCAAAACACGGGCGGCCTTCCGCACTACTGCGGCAAATGTTTGTATGGCTGCCCCTCTGGACACAAGATGGACGGAACGCGCACATTCCTCCAggatgccgcgcagcacggcacCCAGTTCCTTACCAAGTGtcatgtgcagcgcatcttGATCAAGGACGGCGTCGCTACTGGTGTCGTGGGCAGCGTCAATGGCCAGCCCGTGCGCCTCaatgcgcgccgtgccgtcGTCACGTCCTGCGGCAGTATCCAGACGCCTGCACTGCTCTTGCGTACGCCGCAACTCAAGTCCAACACGCAGATCGGCAAGCATTTGCATCTGCACCCCGTCGCCTTTGTCACGGGCTACTACGACTACCCGATCGACCCCTGGGAAGGTGGTATTCTCACTACCGTTTCGAACGCTGCTGAGCTCGTCGACAAAGAAGGCTGGGGCGCCAAGATCGAGGTGGGTGCGAGCACCCCTTCGCTGTACTCGGCCATGATTCCCTTTGAGGGCGTGCTGCACCACAAGGCACGCACTGTCCGCTTCCGCTACAGCTTTGCGCTGATTGTcattgtgcgcgacaagtATGGCGGGTCCATCACGATCGGCAATGATGGCGAGCCAGAAATCAACTACTCTATTAGTGAATTTGACCAGCGCAGCATGATCGAGGGTGTATTGCGCGCTACAGAGATTCATATGAACGCGGGCGTCTCCGAGATTGTCACGAGTCAGCCCGGCATGCGTCCGTTTGTCAACACCACCAACGTGGCTGTGCCGAATGTCAAGACGTCCAACACGATTCCAAACATGTACAATTTCCAGGAGCTGCCCAAGCAGGGCGACTGTACTCACCCTACCTTCCGCAAATGGCAGGAGGAAGTGCGCAAAGGCGGCGCACAGCCCACGAAAATTATGATGGGCTCGGCGCACCAGATGAGCTCGTGCCGTATCGGCGCGGACCCCAAGTACTCTGCCGCCGACCCCATCGGCCGGATTCGTGGCGCCAAGAATCTCTGGGTTGCTGACGGCTCCGCGCTTCCCGAGGCAACGGGCGTCAACCCCATGCTCTCCATCCTGGGCACCTCGCGCGGCATCGCACGTAATATGGCACGTGCACTCGGG TTCTTTTTCCCCGTTCCTTACACGatgcccagcgcagcgtcccgTGGACAAGCGCCCAGTATATGCGCCGAGGTGAGTGCGCTGCTGGGGACGGATCTGGCGCCGGCGAAGCATGTGGATTTTCTGCTTGCTATATTGGAATATGTGCGTGCAAATACAGTTCCGTGTGCATcccaggcgcggcgcgccgcaaagatttgtgcgcgcgcgctccgcgacgagcaaggcgcgcgggTTGCTCAGGAAAGCATTCCCCGAGCGATGGCGCACTGGGCAAAAGAAAAATTGGCCGCGATACCCAGCACAGCAGGCGATGTGCTCGCTTTGCAGTGCACGACCTATGCGCTCGCAGCGTGTGTGCCCACAGAAGACCCAGGCCCAGTCGTTGTCCATGCTGTCGATCACTACATTTGGCTCCTCATGCGGAGCATCGCACTTACAGACCACATTCATGTGCGGCTAAAAAGCCTTATGCTCTTGCGATTCCTGTGCATTGCGAATGCAAAAGACGTTGTGGCGTGGTGGCCCGAGCTGATCCCTGTGCAGCATACACACAGCGGTTTGCGTGCTGTACTTTCGGACAAAGACTGggatgtgcagcgcgccgcgtgcgaAACGCTCTCTGCGCTTTTTCTCCACGGGAAGAAATTCTGGGAAGTGGCACGCGAGCACGCAAAAACAGGCGCGTTCACTTCGCACTcggagctgcttgccaGCATGCTTGTCCAGATGCGCGCCACCCTGGCCGAACTGCTTGAGGCGCCGGATACGCACCACATCGCCATCCTCGAGCTCACGCGCGACTTTTTGACGGCAGCCGCGCGCCCGCTGCAGGCCACGCACGCCAGCGTACTTTGGACGCCTGTCCTGGGCTGCGTCGTCGAGGGCAAGGGCGAAGAAGAGATCTTGGCCGGATATCAGTGTGCGGTGCTGCTTTTTCCCTCGCGCGAGAGCCTCGAGACCGATCCGAGCCTTGCCGCCACCCCGCCCATGGGCGAGGTTTCGCCAGGCATGGTGGCCGAGCAAGGCATGCACTGGGTATTTTCGTGCCTTAACGCGAACGACAGGACtaccgcgcgccttggcgatTGTCTCTGGACTGTGGGCGCTGCCATACTGTCGCGCATCAATGTCCTCATTCCCCCCGACATGGTCGGCCTCTTGTCCCGTGACCTGGGCAATGGATCCTCCGAGCAGCGTCTCGGCGTGATGACCTTTATCTCTGCGCTTGTCGGCCAAAAAGAACGCCAGGAAAACAGCAGCACGTTGCGCGTCATGCTCCCACGTCTCGTAGCCAGCGTCATCCGCGACAAAAATGCAGACGTGCGGGTCGGCGTGTGTGCGCTGTGGCCCGATTTTGATATGTACATGGCGCCGGGCTCCTCACCACTGCATCTTGCGCACATGCATGTGCTCATGCGCGATCCAAACTCCCATgtgcgtgctgctgccgtgcgtgcagttggcacgcgcctcgATAAATCGCGCAACATGGACACTGAGACGTGCATAGCGCTCCTCGACACGTTTACCTACGAATCCATGACCCgccttttgcacgcgcgcaaaccgCACGGTCTGTTGAACGACAAGGACCTGTGCGTtcgtgcgtgtgccgcgTGGACATTGTCCAACTATGCCGATCttattgcgcgcgcacacaTTGGCAACGGCGCTGGCCGCTCACTCATCGCCACCGTGGCCAACCTACCAAAAGATGAGCGTGTTGCTGTGCATacgatccgcgcgctgggcgtcCTCCTGGTGCTCGGAGTCGAGCGCGAATGGCTCGCTGTCGACCACACGCCCGGCACCGCACCGTCCAGCTGCTACGAGCCACAGGCGCCGGGCGTCACACTTGCGCCTGTCACGCCGCCCAATCTTGCGGCTCCCAACTTGATGTCGTCGTCGACTCCTCTCGTGTCTGGCGACGCGTCGCCTCAGCGCAAGCCAGTCGAGTTCCAGACCATGTTTTCGCGTGGGATCGAGGCTGCATGCACCGCATTGAAAACTGCGCGTCTGCCAAAGCTCCGGTGGAATGCCGCGTCGTGTTTGGCAAAAGCCGTggacgcagcgtgccgcgccaagctccacGGCGTTGACAGTCGGATCCAAGATGCGGTGCTTGCATTGGCACAGGCGCTTGGCGACCGCAACTGCAAAGTCGTGCGCATTGCCGCACAGGCGCTATCGGACTTGATGCACGCTtccgacgcgccgagccTTGAACCCGATACGACGACCTTTTTGTCCGACCGAGTCTTGCAAGCGCTGGAAGAGATGCAAGCGCGTTTCGAGCGCGCCTCATTTACGGAAATGCAGCAGCATGGCAAGGCGTGTACACAGGCGATTGAAATGCTCCACGCACTTCTCGAAGAGAAGCCCCTGCTGACGCCCCCCGAGAGCAAAACGGGCGATTCGCCCCTGGtggagccgctgcgcaccgacgCGCAAGGCCAGCCGATAATGGATGTGCCGCTTGTGCAAGAGGAGATGTATGAGGAGTACATGTGTAAATAA